GAGAGAGTAAAGGATGCTTGTGAGCTGAGTAAAAGAATGGTCACGCTCAgactagagagagagagagagagagagagagagaggagataTCTTAATTAATGAGTGAGGAGAGGTGCCTTTCCCCCTCTGTGTCGGTCCGTAATTTGTCAAAGAGGAAGGGAGACTTCTTGCTAGAACAGTAGAATATAATTAACGAGAAATcaggataataaaaaaaaaatgaagccGAGGGCAAATGTTTAAATATCCAAGCTTCTTATtacacaaaattatttatttaattattattttacatccaattttctcatcaattttaaaatctgCATGATAGGACCGTTATATTTATACACGTGGAGCTAAAGTAATGGGTGCATGAACATCTAATGTCATATGCCTTTGTTTTATGTGTAAGAGCGGAAGGGGCTATTGTTGAAAACGAAAGGGGATAGATAATAATTGTGTGTTATTATTATAAGGCCAAAGACTTATCCCatccaaaatttattatttattattaaaaatttaaatattttatttatggtttttttgTTAAGGATTAAAAttacttgatttttttaatttaaaaaattaattttttaattaaactttgatatattattacttttttaaggtttttttttaattttttattagcatctctttctttttttttttagacacTGTCTTCAAACAAAGATGCCAAAGATGGAAACAATATTTTTGTCAACCTTCATCTAAAGACAGTGttagaaaaaagagaaagaccAAAGTCGATTAGAGATGGTGttagaaaataaaacaagaaaccgtagaaaagaaaatataatattttaaaatttaatattaaaaaaattattaattttttaaatataaaaaaaatagataatgttaattaattctatttattttaacaatccacgtatagatatttaaatttttaataattaattactaccaatttaaaaaaatataacaaattttgaaatggaaataagtcctttggccgtAAATGTTTTGGGAAAAATGATTGATTATTCGccaataattaattactatttttatttatttatttgaaattaactGAATTAATTGGAAATGGTCCGCAAAGCCTATTTATCACTAAACTAGGTTTAAAAATGAATACAAGAAGCACGACAAATGTTGATGGACTTGTTGTGACATCATCCTTAAGACAATCGGCGTTAATACTATTCAACCAGATGAAGAGATCAACCAAAAAATTCACCCAACCACTCTCCAGTCTTCATTTTCGAATTTTCATACATAAATTattgatgaaaattaaaatagaaaaaaaaaaaaaaggaggtgAAGTACAATCTGATTGGTTAAACAAGTTGACACAGAAACATTTGCAGTgaccttttttgttttgtaatgAATTTCCCTTCATTGCCCAACCAATGTCAACACAACACAGGccttttttaaatacaatacCATCTGACTTTTGCAAACTTAACCCAGCCAAAAATACAATGAAGAACTCCCATCATCAGTACCACTGCAACAATTTTCACATTCCTCTCTTCGATTCCATGATGCTGGCTCATAACCAGGAGGATGATCCATTGGCAAGTTGAACTCCATCAACTTTTGACAAATAATGCTCATTAATTCAGCACAAAGACATCATATAATTTCCCCCCTTGTTATAACCTGCCCAAAGGTGACTCGAGGGCATAATCATCCACCAACCAGAGACTATAATCACGGAAGcgttttatctttttatcaaaacctgtgatataattattatgtacGATTACATGCACTCCTTTAGTTTCCTGTACCCATGTCTGGTTTTTGAAGTACAGTCCTCCTGTTGGAAATGCTGCCTGGGGCAGCAGGTACAGATCCACCTATAGAGATATCAGAAGTAATTAATCATCAAATGAATCCAAGCAATAAATGTCTGaagataatttttgaaatgttaTCCAGAAAgcacatatacatatatgtatatccaATGAGACAACAGCAAAGGAAAATGATAATGTAGACTAACCAAAGCACTACTGATTTCCAGAATAGTACTTCCTCGAGCACAAAGGCACGCTATTAGAAATGGAATTGATTAACACACATGTGAAACCCAATAGACAAAATAGAGTTTTGAAGCTAAAGCGTAACAGATGGAATTAGCAGGATGATATCAACAGTGTAAAAATGCATTGGACAGTTTCCTATCATAATTCTCATTATTCAGGCATCTAACGAGCACCATAAAACAAACTAATCCAAATATTCTGTTTGATCAACAAAAGCCTTCCAAAATAAACACGGCTAACATTTCATTTCAATTATGAAGGCACAAATCACTGCACATATGTTGCCAAGGTTTTCAAAGGACAAGATGCAGAACCAGGACACTCTAGTTTTACAATGCGTCAGGTATGATCCTTACAGTTTTGAATTACATACGAAACCTTATAGTTCTCTTACATTTGATCGAAAACAATTGAAATAAAGCAATGATTAACTTAGAAACATGCAATTCTTTCATTAggttaaaataaacatatataaagtACACATATAAGTACAATTAAGAATTTACAGTGATAATTTGATAAACCCAAAGAATAAAAATCACGCGCTGAGCTAATTCCTGCAACTTGTATAAACAGTAAATTTCACATTTTACCCCATCTTGAGCAGGATGATGTCAAGAACTTAGTCATCTATGACCATAATTTGAATAAGCCAAGAATTGAGAATGCTTCACACAAGTCAGGCTACACAGCTAAAGCATTCAACAAACTAATTTTCATTCATAGACCTCAAATTTGTCGATCACCTTCTGGTGACTAAGCACTTTGACATGAAAATTAAATGACTGAAATTTCTAGGAACCAAGGATGCAAGCCAAGAACACACAAGGAACTTACCTGCCCAGCTGTTCTATTCAGTGCCCAGTTAAACGCAGGCTGATCATTTGCTTTCTTTGCTTTGGACCATGGTTGAGCCTGAAGCTCTTCAATCCATTTCTTCATAACTAGTTTCGCTCCATCAGTGGGCCTCATGAAAATCATACAGCTACATATATAAGTGCGCCCTTTTTTCCCAGGAGGCGGCAGATTATGGGAGTGGTTAAGTGGCTTAACCTGCTTCACCAAAGAGAGAAAAAGCATCATTGGAAAAGAAAAGTTTATACTATGATACACAATATTATGCAGCATAGAATCAAAGCTTCACcaacaaataacatataaaggTAGTAGTAACATTAGTGCATACCGCTGCCATGTCATCAGTGAAGTACACATCATGACTTCCCTTTAAATATGGAAATGGATCTCCCAACCAGACCATATCAACATCATTGTACATAACATTATACCCAAGCTCCAATATATGCAGCAGATGACGAGGCCTTCGAGATGTAAAATTAAAGAATCCCTACACAGTAAAGCCAAAATCAACACCATTTCAGCATTTCACAAGCAGTTAACTCAATTAACTAACCCATGGACCGACAATTAAGTCAAAACAACTTAGCTGAGTATAACACATACAAGAAATGTTAATTATCTTATCAGCATTATAGCGAACACAAAGCCCTAAGCTATATAATACATGATGAATAACAAACTAATCCAACAAAGAGTCAAATCAACAGTAGATCAAATAATGTTTAAGGCACACAAAGCTGATCAAGAAACATCATAAACTTAAATCGTCTTTTGGTATAGTCATAGAAGAAGAGTTAACCTGAGAACCAAACTTATGGGCAGTTTGTGAATCAGGAGCAGGGGGAACGAGCACGGCGTGACCTGGCCATTTCTCGTTAACCTTATAAAGGGTGGCATAATCCTCTGCAATCACCAGAACTTTATCTTGGTGCTTTTGCCTGCTAATACTAATCAACCAGTTATTCAGAAATGGTAAGTAAGGTTGACTCACAGCACAAACAATCACAGTCCCGTTCTTGGCGACGAACGACACTGCTTGAGACAGAGTGTAATCGCGCCATTTAGCGAGGGAAGAGGTGGTGTTTGGGAACATGAATCGAGGCGTTCCAACCCAGGGAAGGATTACTCCGAGTAGGACTAAGAGAGTGAGCAAGACCAGAAGAGCAGTTCGATTAAGAAGCGACATTGGTCTTTCAAAAGATGTTGAATTGCGTGGAGAAATTGGATAGGGATCTGAAAACGGAATGTGTAAAGGTCTTTGGTGAAGGAACTGAGACATTTTTGCAACTTATCAACAATAAACTGAAAAATCGATTTCAGAATTTTTCTGAATGATTTGGTGTGATCTAATACGCTAGGAAGCTTCAGTAGTTTCCTGTCGGTGGAGACTTTTAGATTGGATCTCTTGTGATGTGCTCTCAATTTCGGTAATAGGGTCGGGTCTTCTTCTTTCTGTCCGACTTGAATGCACGGATCCGAAGTCGGATACACACTGCTCGCTTTTGCCTTTGTGTAGACCAACTGGCTCCAGCTAGCCGGCTAGGTAAGACGAGTAATTACCCGCGCATGACTAAGGGTGGATTCATAAGACTTGAGAGTTTGACCAGTCTGGACCTGtgcaaagtttgaatttaatctttaatatttagtatgaatttgagataatacataatattattataaaaaaattttaaaattattaacaaaataaacagtattattaaaaaaatgatcagtattatttattaaataaataatataattaaataaataaacaaatgatcTTGAATTAAACtctctaaatcaaaataaactcGTTTTAGCATAGTCATGGATTCGATTGGATTGGCCTCATCCTGTCCAAGactcatttttaattatctgTTAATCCTTTATAATTCCAACTTAAAATTTTCCCTTAGTTTTCTTAAAACAGAAAGTCTGCCCCAAAGCAAAGGCAATTCGAGTGACTAGTATTATACTTTTCACTGGTAGCAAAAACTGCAAATCATTTCATTGCTGGCctggttatttaaataatcacaTCCGCAATCAAGATTCAATTACCATTTCACCAATTGCAGAACCAATATACAAATACAGCAGGACAACTGCTTTGATTGTATATTTGTTGGTTTACATAGAATCATTACAGGAGCTTATTCATATTTCCTTTCATGCTCTAAacagaaacattaaaaaaaaaaaaaaagggatttgTAAGAGGAGAGAAGCAATATTTATCATTGAGCATCATCAAAATAACCTATTTTATTCTCAAATGTACATATCATGACAAAGATAGAAGTTCAGTAACCTGCACAACTAACTTTCAACAAATCAATTACCAGGGTTACAATTATGTGAACAGTCGTCTTAACTGTCTTCATTATGAGAGTTTATACACAATTTGCTCAATTATTATGCCAACAAGAGAGAAAGGTTGGAGTAGAAGAAACTATTATTACAAGCAATTCAttatcaacaagcataggagaTGATTAATGGCAACTCCACTAAGTGCCATCTTGGTCTTGCTCTCAATTGAGAGGATTCATGAGACATAACCAGTCTTAAACTTGGATGTTTTCTGTTTAACAAAGAAAGCTGATAGCATACTTTTACTGCGAGCAGGAGCACGGACAATCTCACGCCTTGGGTTGTCAAATGACCTAAACGCTGTTAAAGCTTTGGTACCCTCCAATGTATCCTGCAAGAGAGAACATTTTATGTCATGCTTCTACTATTCCTCAACAATCATAATGACATACAACTGTTACTAGAGAGAAGTCCAGAAATAAAACCAGTCAATTATGAGCCTAACTTTAATCAACAGAACACATGATCCGGAAAATGCACAACACTAAACAGTAACCTACAACGATCTTTGTTtagaaacataataaaattattttgataacacTATCATTTTTTCACATGATATACAATGCATTATACAACAGTTGAAAATTACTCTCTCATGTGCATGCAAGTGGCACACCTTcacacaaaattttcaatgcTTAGATGTGCAAGGTGTGATCTTATCAACTCATAAGAACTCAATTAACCAACTGTCACATGCCACTTCAAGAGTATGATCGAATCAATAGCtgaaaattgacaaatttaGGGTATCATGTCCCCTTTCCTCAAATGAAGGCAAATGACTCTCTACACATAGTTGACTAACATAATTCTACCAATACTATCCTTCACCAAATTTGAGTAGACCTTAAAACCTAAACTTCTAAACTGAAGATGACCAACTATTGTTTCTTCATAACCATAAAGATGTTTCACACTAAGCAAAgttatcataaaattattggataaaataatttcaagcaTCCATCAGATATCAATACAAAATATTCTCCATCAGCAACCCACCAAACAATTTCAGCCACTAAACAGGGCGCAGGATCATTGAAGAACAGTGAAAGATAATCACAACTATAGTTATTTCACACTAATCTAAATGAGTAGCAACATGGTGCTTATGCAGATCCACTGCGAATACAAATTTCCCAGCACTAC
This sequence is a window from Mangifera indica cultivar Alphonso chromosome 5, CATAS_Mindica_2.1, whole genome shotgun sequence. Protein-coding genes within it:
- the LOC123215958 gene encoding UDP-D-xylose:L-fucose alpha-1,3-D-xylosyltransferase MGP4-like translates to MSQFLHQRPLHIPFSDPYPISPRNSTSFERPMSLLNRTALLVLLTLLVLLGVILPWVGTPRFMFPNTTSSLAKWRDYTLSQAVSFVAKNGTVIVCAVSQPYLPFLNNWLISISRQKHQDKVLVIAEDYATLYKVNEKWPGHAVLVPPAPDSQTAHKFGSQGFFNFTSRRPRHLLHILELGYNVMYNDVDMVWLGDPFPYLKGSHDVYFTDDMAAVKPLNHSHNLPPPGKKGRTYICSCMIFMRPTDGAKLVMKKWIEELQAQPWSKAKKANDQPAFNWALNRTAGQVDLYLLPQAAFPTGGLYFKNQTWVQETKGVHVIVHNNYITGFDKKIKRFRDYSLWLVDDYALESPLGRL